In Zingiber officinale cultivar Zhangliang chromosome 1A, Zo_v1.1, whole genome shotgun sequence, a genomic segment contains:
- the LOC122039043 gene encoding uncharacterized protein LOC122039043 — MRRELFVRIVDALTDYSEYCQWRRDAIGRKGLSPLQKCTAAIRQLTYTSPVDSLDEYVRMGDRTALDCLINFYRWSPNDINVLNESPLFNIVLQGNAPDDNFTVNNTSYTKGYYLTDGIYPEWATFMKGFPCPEDSKRNKKIKERQEAARKDVERAFGVLQAHCTIIRGPTQSWYKNDLKNIMYTCIILHNMIIEDEGDASINWSDEDSLSPA; from the exons ATGCGAAGAGAGTTATTTGTTCGCATAGTCGATGCCCTGACAGATTATTCAGAATATTGTCAGTGGAGGAGAGATGCAATTGGGAGGAAAGGTTTGTCACCACTTCAAAAATGCACGGCGGCTATTCGTCAATTGACATATACATCCCCTGTCGACTCTCTAGATGAGTATGTACGGATGGGTGATAGAACTGCCCTTGATTGCTTGATCAACTTCTATCGAT GGTCACCTAACGATATAAATGTTCTTAACGAATCACCATTATTTAACATTGTCCTACAGGGAAATGCTCCAGATGATAATTTCACGGTAAACAACACATCATATACAAAAGGATACTATCTGACAGATGGTATATACCCGGAATGGGCTACGTTCATGAAGGGGTTTCCATGTCCCGAGGATTCCAAAAGGAATAAAAAAATCAAGGAGAGACAGGAGGCTGCAAGAAAGGATGTGGAGCGAGCATTTGGAGTGCTCCAAGCTCATTGCACAATAATTAGAGGTCCTACGCAATCTTGGTACAAAAATGACTTAAAGAATATCATGTATACGTGCATTATTTTGCATAACATGATTATTGAGGATGAAGGAGATGCATCAATCAATTGGTCAGATGAAGACTCTCTTTCACCGGCATGA
- the LOC122039042 gene encoding glutathione S-transferase T3-like, which translates to MPLNESQQVSLGGSGSDRELPAPISMLCSQFPPHSMAPGIENINSKDDGEDDKEVNASRNRAKVMWSTAEEKCLARAWGTITNDPKVGNAQKNKYFWQRITMYYNDNRPTRWYNNFFNNRARGESCADVLATTHDVWKKIHKNKAFKYEHVWKIITECEKWTPQSLGRHANKKARTSESGAHTSSTNPDIDGDSEIRSRPIWQQKAKRKNKARVTEDEDFSMKWEQMQQYPKEKLAFKELELKQKDYDMI; encoded by the exons ATGCCGTTGAATGAATCTCAACAGGTGAGTCTGGGAGGATCTGGATCTGATAGAGAGCTTCCAGCACCAATTTCAATGCTATGCTCTCAATTTCCACCACATTCGATGGCACCTGGGATAGAAAATATTAATAGCAAGGATGATGGGGAGGATGACAAAGAAGTGAATGCCTCTCGTAATAGAGCTAAGGTGATGTGGTCAACCGCTGAGGAGAAGTGTCTTGCAAGAGCTTGGGGAACTATTACCAATGACCCAAAAGTTGGTAATGCACAAAAGAATAAGTATTTTTGGCAACGTATCACCATGTACTACAATGATAATCGCCCTACGA GATGGTACAATAATTTCTTCAACAATCGGGCTAGAGGTGAAAGTTGTGCTGATGTTTTAGCCACTACACATGATGTGTGGAAAAAGATACACAAGAATAAGGCTTTCAAGTATGAACACGTATGGAAGATTATAACAGAGTGCGAGAAATGGACTCCCCAATCTCTTGGTCGTCATGCTAACAAGAAGGCAAGGACTTCCGAATCAGGAGCACATACTTCTTCAACCAATCCGGATATTGATGGTGACTCTGAAATTCGCTCACGTCCAATATGGCAACAGAAGGCGAAAAGAAAGAATAAAGCCAGAGTTACAGAAGACGAAGACTTCAGCATGAAATGGGAACAAATGCAACAATATCCAAAGGAAAAATTGGCGTTTAAGGAACTCGAGCTAAAGCAAAAGGATTACGATATGATATGA